The sequence CTCCGCACCCAACTCCAATCCACGCTCGGCGACAGCTACACCCTCGAGCGTGAGCTGGGTGGTGGCGGCATGTCGCGCGTGTTCGTGGCCCGCGAGCATGCGCTCGGGCGCGAGGTGGTGGTCAAGGTCTTGGCGCCGGAACTCGCCGCCACCGTCAGCGCCGAACGGTTCACGCGCGAGATCACGACCGTCGCCCGCCTGCAGCAGGCGAACATCGTGCCCGTCCTCACCGCCGGCACGTCGGGCGAGCTGTCGTACTACACCATGCCGTTCGTCGCCGGCGACTCGTTGCGGGCCCAGCTCGCCGGCGGTGCCCCGCTTTCAACCGCCGATGCGATCGCGGTCCTGCGCGATGTCGCTCGCGCGCTCGCCTACGCGCATGCGCAAGGTGTCATCCACCGCGACATCAAGCCCGACAACATCCTCCTGTCGGGCGGAGCGGCCGTCGTCACCGACTTCGGCATTGCCAAGGCCATCAGCGCCGCCCGCACGAGCGATGGGTCGGCGCCATCGACATCGGATGGCACGCTGACGCAGGTGGGGAGCAGCGTCGGCACGCCTGCCTACATGGCACCGGAGCAGGCGGTGGGCGATGCCGTCGATCACCGCGCCGATCTCTACGCGTGGGGCGTCGTGGCCTACGAGCTCCTGAGTGGCGCGCACCCCTTCGCCGGCAAGACCGGCAGTGCGCAGTGGGTCGCCGCCCACGTTGCCGAGGCGCCTCGCGATCTCGGTGATCGCCGTCCCGATCTCGCGTCCGAGTTGGTCGCGCTGGTGATGCAGTGCCTCGCCAAGAACCCGGCGGATCGCCCTGCCTCCGCTGGCGAGCTGTTGACGCGTTTGGGAACCGTCTCGCTCTCGGGCGAATCGCGCGTGACGAACGGACCAGTCGCGCACGGGCCGGCCGCGCCCGCGTCGCGCGCCCGATTGACACGATGGTTTGGCGTCGCCGCCGTCATCGGCATCGCGGCGCTCGTGAGCGCCGTGCTCTGGTCGCGGCGCCTGCCGTCGAGCGCCGAGGCGGCATCGGCGAACGCGACGAGCTCCATCGCGGTGCTCCCCTTCGCCGATCTCAGCCCCGACCACGCGAGCGCCTATCTGGGCGACGGCGTCGCCGAAACGCTGATCACCGCGCTGTCGAAGGTGCCGGGCCTCACCGTCTCCGCGCGCACGTCTGCATTTGCCGTGCGTGACAAGGAGAATGACCTGCGGGCCATCGGCAAGCTGCTCGGCGTCTCGTCGGTGCTGACCGGCAGCATTCAGCGCGCGGGTGATCAGCTCCGCATCACGGCTCGCGCCGTGCGTATCGCGAATGACTCCATCCTCTGGTCGCAAAGCTTCGATCGTCCCGCCACCGACATCTTCGCGGTGCAGGATGAAGTGGCACGCGCGGTCGTCGCCGCGATGCGGCTCACGCTGGCC is a genomic window of Gemmatimonadaceae bacterium containing:
- a CDS encoding protein kinase → MTDLRTQLQSTLGDSYTLERELGGGGMSRVFVAREHALGREVVVKVLAPELAATVSAERFTREITTVARLQQANIVPVLTAGTSGELSYYTMPFVAGDSLRAQLAGGAPLSTADAIAVLRDVARALAYAHAQGVIHRDIKPDNILLSGGAAVVTDFGIAKAISAARTSDGSAPSTSDGTLTQVGSSVGTPAYMAPEQAVGDAVDHRADLYAWGVVAYELLSGAHPFAGKTGSAQWVAAHVAEAPRDLGDRRPDLASELVALVMQCLAKNPADRPASAGELLTRLGTVSLSGESRVTNGPVAHGPAAPASRARLTRWFGVAAVIGIAALVSAVLWSRRLPSSAEAASANATSSIAVLPFADLSPDHASAYLGDGVAETLITALSKVPGLTVSARTSAFAVRDKENDLRAIGKLLGVSSVLTGSIQRAGDQLRITARAVRIANDSILWSQSFDRPATDIFAVQDEVARAVVAAMRLTLAAVPDSLRDIGGTANAAAYEQYLLGRYHWNLRTTDGMIQATTAFKQAIAIDSSYARAWSGLSDTYVLSVPDEYGVPGVTTDGILPLAEAAARRAIALAPTLGEAYASLGEVLDKRGRFAEGLAAFERAIALSPAYATGHQWYSYALMADRRFDEGIREMEAAHRLDPLAHVITLSLAIAYAGQDRHAEADPLFAQGLAQQPQAWYGWRFRFSHELALGRLDAAAVALNTALGAKTHERRDVLARFAPLWSNPATREMATDSLIARGPTFAAISLARYMRDDNAVLAVFERAIRDPEMIEARVAWGMYAYYGPRLREDPRLQPLFRQLGYPEVASTGRGGSGSFARPSQLARPTNPAAPK